A region from the Antennarius striatus isolate MH-2024 chromosome 22, ASM4005453v1, whole genome shotgun sequence genome encodes:
- the LOC137589691 gene encoding probable E3 ubiquitin-protein ligase makorin-1, translated as MFLVSLLSLKWVAILLEYCLLDTRMPRDRLALAVLRPTSSPALRRGLTTLTSGLYAGVSITVVWSDAPRFEHYKLPKSEERPTPQTLMPPPTSLLDPSELDPSGSTPGSWVQDWFNAADFVSGQPYCGRADPENKELRKQLCFYAAIGKCRYGINCAYLHGDVCNMCELQVLHPTDISQRSEHTKACMEAHEKDMELSFAIQRSEYMMCRMCIEVVLEKANPSERRFGILVNCSHCYCLKCIRTWRRAMCDITNCCPKCGITSNFVIPSEFWVEDEDDKQKLIQKYKDGMRNKPCRYFDEGRGTCPFGAICFYKHAFPGGRLLEAQPPRRQPGSNDRNRQNSRTPMWNIFEEQESPDSFDNDEEEMVPFELREMLLRLLDEDEVLAGHQ; from the exons atgttcctggtgtctctgctgtcgctgaagtgggtggcgatcctcctggagtactgtctcttggacactcgtatgcctcgtgacaggttggctcTCGCTGTCCTcaggcccacctcgtccccagctctgagaag AGGTCTGACGACTCTGACGAGCGGTCTGTATGCcggcgttagcataacagtggtgtggtctgatgccccaag gtttgaacaCTACAAACTACCCAAAAGCGAGGAGCGGCCGACCCCCCAGACACTGATGCCTCCCCCCACTTCCCTGCTCGACCCATCAGAACTGGATCCCAGTGGGTCAACACCCGGCTCATGGGTTCAAGACTGGTTCAACGCGGCCGATTTTGTTTCAGGACAGCCGTACTGTGGACGGG ctgatcctgagaacaaggagctgaggaagcagctttGCTTCTATGCCGCTATTGGAAAGTGCCGCTATGGAATCAACTGTGcctatctccatggcgacgttTGTAACATGTGTGAGCTCCAGGTGCTCCACCCCACCGACATCAGTCAGCGCTCAGAGCACACCAAG GCGTGCATGGAGGCCCACGAGAAGGACATGGAGCTCTCGTTCGCCATCCAGCGCAGCGAGTACATGATGTGTCGTATGTGCATTGAAGTGGTGTTGGAGAAGGCCAACCCCAGTGAGCGGCGCTTCGGCATCCTGGTCAACTGCAGCCACTGCTACTGCCTGAAGTGCATCAGGACGTGGAGGAGGGCCATGTGCGATATCACCAA TTGCTGCCCCAAGTGTGGAATAACATCCAACTTTGTCATCCCGAGTGAGTTCTGGGTGGAAGATGAGGACGACAAGCAGAAGCTCATCCAGAAATACAAGGACGGCATGCG GAACAAGCCGTGTCGCTACTTTGATGAGGGGCGTGGCACATGTCCCTTTGGCGCCATCTGCTTCTATAAACACGCCTTTCCTGGTGGACGACTGTTGGAGGCCCAGCCCCCGCGCCGACAGCCTGGATCCAATGACAGGAACAGG cagaaCTCCAGGACTCCGATGTGGAACAtctttgaggagcaggagagcccAGACTCCTTCGAcaacgatgaggaggagatggtgccGTTCGAGCTGAGGGAGATGCTTCTGAGGCTGCTGGACGAAGACGAGGTCCTGGCAGGCCATCAATAA